A genomic window from Haladaptatus caseinilyticus includes:
- a CDS encoding YjcZ family sporulation protein gives MSDENTSTTDENGIPFQATRRTLVQLLGSAIATGAIAGSVAGDGDVSEMKRTNAGYEDGRNGAFDWTGLSFTDDEFHLEWLQFTPTVDGETEEMLICEGFAATVESDAVTDMGVDYIDIHEDLEELILELVGHLAAGNASSEFDTAPNVMAEYLDHIDTRHFEHVRTAMENDGVAGTLEHRINNGASGDYSGGGFVLILVLFILLVIIGAGFGVGTGRPSDEDCR, from the coding sequence ATGTCCGACGAAAATACTTCGACGACCGATGAGAACGGTATCCCGTTCCAAGCAACACGGCGCACTCTCGTTCAGCTCCTCGGTTCGGCAATCGCTACCGGGGCGATTGCCGGGTCTGTCGCCGGTGACGGTGACGTCTCCGAGATGAAGCGCACGAATGCCGGTTACGAAGACGGACGGAACGGTGCTTTCGATTGGACCGGCCTCTCGTTTACCGACGACGAGTTCCATCTCGAATGGTTGCAGTTCACGCCAACAGTCGATGGCGAGACGGAGGAGATGCTCATCTGTGAGGGTTTTGCGGCTACTGTCGAGAGCGACGCTGTGACCGACATGGGCGTCGATTACATCGACATCCACGAGGACCTCGAGGAACTCATTCTCGAACTCGTCGGCCATCTCGCGGCCGGGAACGCCTCCAGTGAATTCGACACCGCCCCGAACGTGATGGCCGAATATCTCGACCACATCGATACTCGACACTTCGAGCACGTTCGAACGGCTATGGAAAACGACGGTGTTGCGGGTACGTTGGAACACCGTATCAACAATGGTGCAAGCGGGGATTACTCCGGTGGAGGGTTCGTCCTGATCTTGGTCCTTTTCATTCTACTCGTCATCATCGGTGCGGGTTTTGGAGTCGGAACCGGTCGCCCTTCCGACGAAGATTGCCGATAG
- a CDS encoding glycosyl hydrolase family 28 protein: protein MENTTRNHDLRRFPSGEAKNSLRERWNRNVETIDRLLPVRDREENRSEYHPYERAEFRATDTGAVYQGTGSDWELADAELASVEANSVNCVQYVSTESELENALPSGGIVVVCDDITLTSTVEATVTDELWLICRPHTIRRGDGMNATMLDLTASANVWIEGGIVDGNRAGQNFPAEKHDEIILTNDGTDFLFIDGLTVVDNTNFSVRARQWMGILASDYTQRTHPETISNPSDAAGLDGFHAFDSESVLLVNPDIRSGDDAIAVGARTAVTKHVNVRGGTVSSPVHANGVKLHTEYDADPVAAIETAVIDCQVYDTYGHGVTIVDDGNTGNSVDDVVIRGLITDVGMDGVYVGATCNNIKANIQVAESANHMINLAGGGQNAAVRVDGTHDGTVGQAATGCRVAGYNEVDVRGTYDGRGVGTTGILLESVSDVTVDANVTSFNDAGIRIDGSGQPNDISDNIMIDARVADVGGDGFLSVIPIQTARLDVQADDVGNHGINVDGGGSDIRLDATVYDQRQSGIRLSSVDIVAVSGIVDGDGGGTNGILLEDVTNARLEAVVRNVDGNGITGIDTDYVTVSGCALSGLAGRPVYSTGTSNYWVMTGNEGHGNGSTNTVLAGPQKTVGHNLFT, encoded by the coding sequence ATGGAGAATACGACACGAAATCACGACTTGCGACGGTTTCCGAGTGGCGAAGCGAAGAACAGCCTCAGAGAGCGCTGGAACAGAAACGTCGAAACGATAGACCGACTCCTTCCGGTACGGGACCGCGAGGAGAATCGAAGTGAATACCACCCCTACGAACGGGCCGAATTTCGCGCGACCGACACGGGCGCGGTTTACCAGGGTACCGGTTCGGACTGGGAACTCGCGGACGCGGAGCTCGCGTCGGTGGAAGCGAACTCGGTCAACTGCGTCCAGTACGTTTCGACCGAGTCGGAACTCGAAAACGCACTTCCTTCGGGAGGTATCGTGGTCGTTTGCGACGACATCACGCTCACCTCGACTGTCGAAGCGACAGTGACCGACGAACTGTGGTTGATATGCAGGCCACATACGATTCGCCGAGGGGACGGAATGAATGCGACGATGCTCGACCTAACGGCGTCCGCAAACGTCTGGATAGAGGGAGGGATCGTCGATGGCAACAGGGCAGGACAGAACTTCCCGGCCGAAAAGCACGACGAAATCATTCTCACGAACGACGGAACCGATTTCCTCTTCATCGACGGTCTCACTGTCGTCGATAACACGAATTTCTCGGTTCGCGCTCGGCAGTGGATGGGTATTCTCGCGAGCGATTACACCCAGCGAACCCATCCGGAAACGATTTCGAATCCATCGGATGCCGCCGGACTCGATGGATTCCACGCCTTCGATTCGGAATCCGTTCTGTTGGTCAATCCCGACATCAGGTCGGGTGATGATGCGATCGCAGTCGGTGCGCGAACTGCCGTGACGAAACACGTCAACGTTCGAGGCGGAACGGTGAGTTCGCCAGTACACGCGAACGGTGTCAAACTCCACACGGAGTACGACGCCGACCCAGTCGCAGCCATCGAAACCGCCGTTATCGACTGTCAGGTCTACGATACTTACGGGCACGGTGTTACCATCGTAGACGACGGAAATACGGGAAACTCAGTCGATGATGTCGTTATCAGGGGACTCATTACCGACGTCGGAATGGACGGCGTGTACGTGGGAGCGACGTGCAACAACATCAAAGCGAACATACAGGTGGCGGAATCCGCGAATCATATGATCAACCTCGCCGGTGGCGGCCAAAACGCCGCCGTTCGCGTCGATGGAACACACGACGGAACGGTCGGTCAAGCGGCGACCGGCTGTCGGGTGGCCGGATACAACGAAGTCGATGTTCGTGGAACCTACGACGGACGAGGAGTAGGGACGACGGGAATCCTCCTCGAATCGGTCTCGGACGTAACCGTCGATGCAAACGTCACCTCGTTCAACGATGCGGGGATTCGAATCGACGGAAGCGGCCAACCGAACGATATCTCCGACAATATCATGATCGATGCCAGAGTCGCTGACGTGGGCGGTGACGGTTTCCTGTCGGTAATCCCCATTCAAACTGCAAGGCTAGACGTTCAGGCAGACGACGTCGGAAACCACGGTATCAACGTGGACGGTGGCGGCAGCGACATTCGACTCGATGCGACGGTGTACGACCAACGCCAGTCGGGGATTCGCCTCTCATCGGTCGATATCGTAGCCGTCTCCGGAATCGTAGATGGGGACGGCGGTGGGACGAACGGTATTCTTCTCGAAGACGTAACGAACGCGCGACTAGAAGCAGTCGTCCGGAACGTTGACGGCAATGGAATCACGGGGATAGACACTGACTATGTCACGGTCAGCGGTTGTGCTCTATCGGGGCTGGCCGGTCGGCCGGTATACTCCACCGGCACGTCGAACTACTGGGTCATGACGGGCAACGAAGGACACGGGAACGGGAGCACGAATACGGTCCTCGCAGGACCGCAAAAGACGGTGGGACACAACCTGTTCACGTAG
- a CDS encoding CDC48 family AAA ATPase: protein MTEKPTISLTVRGAEKRDGGRGIARIPDTARQQLGVLSGDTIALDGTQTTVVKVWPAASTVPEDSIQIDAETRANAGVKIGDTLSVRPITVSDADSITVVPKANFSLDDVKTLESATKRELLDRPVSAGERARIERLGDAGLFVVSKTDPGGTVRVTNETDVTVSLSKLADSVTQSTSNETTDTTEVTGATYEDIGGMDEELRRVREMVELPLSNPALFRRLGIDPPKGVLLYGPPGTGKTLIAKAVANEVNAHFVSVSGPEVMSKYKGESEERLREIFDEASENAPSIIFFDEVDSLGGKRDDESDMENRLVAQMLSLMDGLESRGEVVVIGATNRVDAIDPALRRGGRFDREIEIGAPDEGGRHEILEVHTRGMPLTDDVSIDRLAATTHGFVGADLHALVTEAAMAALRRARDAGSDDEELLSVEVTRSDFNTALASVEPSAMREFVAEAPDISFEDVGGLDDAKQTLIEAVEWPLSYANLFEATRTEPPSGVLLYGPPGTGKTLLARALAGQSDVNFVSVAGPELLDRYVGESEKSVREVFDRARQASPAIIFFDEIDALATQRGESHEVTERVVSQLLTELDGLTENPNLIVLAATNRRDAIDPALLRPGRIESHIEVPAPDEAGRRKILDVHAADKPLSDDVDLDALAEELDGYTGADLEALVRNASMRAIREAAEKWSPEEANERADEIVIERRHFDVAREFVRPTFE from the coding sequence ATGACTGAAAAGCCGACGATTTCCCTCACCGTTCGTGGCGCCGAAAAGCGCGACGGTGGGCGGGGTATCGCTCGTATCCCGGATACGGCGCGACAGCAACTCGGTGTTCTCAGTGGCGACACTATCGCCCTCGATGGAACCCAAACGACCGTCGTCAAGGTGTGGCCCGCCGCGAGTACGGTCCCGGAGGATTCGATACAGATCGACGCCGAGACCCGAGCGAACGCTGGTGTCAAAATCGGCGACACCCTGTCGGTTCGCCCGATAACGGTTTCAGATGCCGATTCGATAACCGTCGTACCGAAGGCTAACTTCTCGCTGGACGATGTGAAGACACTGGAATCCGCGACGAAGCGAGAACTGTTGGACCGCCCCGTGAGCGCCGGTGAGCGTGCCCGAATCGAGCGATTAGGTGATGCAGGTCTGTTCGTCGTCTCGAAGACCGATCCCGGCGGAACCGTCCGGGTAACGAACGAGACTGACGTGACGGTCTCCCTGTCGAAACTCGCGGATTCCGTGACACAGTCGACCTCCAACGAAACGACTGACACAACCGAGGTGACCGGTGCAACCTACGAAGATATCGGCGGAATGGACGAGGAACTTCGCCGCGTTCGGGAGATGGTCGAACTTCCCCTCTCGAACCCCGCGCTGTTTCGCCGACTGGGTATCGACCCACCGAAGGGCGTACTCCTATATGGCCCACCCGGAACCGGGAAGACGCTTATCGCGAAAGCAGTCGCAAACGAGGTCAATGCCCATTTCGTCTCCGTTTCCGGTCCGGAAGTGATGAGCAAATACAAGGGTGAGAGCGAGGAACGTCTCCGCGAAATCTTCGACGAGGCGAGTGAAAACGCGCCATCCATCATCTTCTTCGACGAGGTGGACAGCCTCGGCGGAAAGCGAGACGACGAGAGCGATATGGAAAACCGACTCGTCGCTCAGATGCTCTCGTTGATGGACGGCCTCGAATCTCGAGGAGAAGTCGTCGTCATCGGGGCGACGAACCGCGTCGATGCGATCGACCCCGCCCTTCGGCGCGGCGGTCGATTCGACCGCGAGATCGAAATCGGTGCACCGGACGAGGGCGGCCGACACGAAATCCTCGAAGTACACACCCGCGGCATGCCGCTCACGGACGACGTATCCATCGACCGACTCGCGGCGACGACCCACGGCTTCGTCGGGGCGGACCTCCACGCACTCGTCACGGAGGCCGCGATGGCCGCCCTTCGACGAGCACGGGATGCGGGTTCGGACGACGAGGAACTCCTCTCCGTCGAAGTTACCCGCAGCGATTTCAACACCGCACTGGCGAGCGTCGAACCGTCCGCAATGCGCGAATTCGTCGCCGAAGCACCCGACATCTCGTTCGAGGACGTGGGGGGATTGGACGACGCGAAACAAACCCTCATCGAAGCTGTGGAGTGGCCGCTCTCCTACGCTAATCTCTTCGAAGCGACGAGGACGGAACCGCCGAGCGGTGTCTTGTTGTACGGCCCACCCGGAACCGGAAAGACGCTCCTCGCACGGGCGTTGGCGGGGCAGAGTGACGTGAACTTCGTCTCGGTGGCGGGACCGGAACTGCTCGATAGATACGTCGGCGAAAGTGAAAAGTCAGTTCGTGAGGTGTTCGACCGGGCCAGACAGGCATCCCCTGCGATCATCTTCTTCGACGAGATCGACGCGCTTGCCACCCAACGCGGCGAATCCCACGAGGTGACGGAGCGCGTCGTCTCCCAGTTGCTGACCGAACTGGATGGACTGACCGAAAACCCGAATCTCATCGTCCTCGCGGCGACGAACCGTCGGGATGCGATCGATCCGGCGCTCTTACGACCTGGACGGATCGAATCACATATCGAGGTTCCAGCGCCCGACGAAGCAGGCCGACGAAAAATACTCGACGTGCATGCGGCCGACAAGCCGCTCTCCGACGATGTAGATTTGGATGCACTCGCCGAGGAACTGGATGGCTACACGGGGGCGGATTTGGAAGCGCTCGTCCGGAACGCTTCGATGCGGGCTATCCGCGAGGCAGCGGAGAAATGGAGTCCGGAAGAGGCAAACGAACGGGCGGACGAAATCGTCATCGAACGGCGCCATTTCGACGTCGCGCGGGAGTTCGTTCGACCGACGTTCGAGTAG